The Bactrocera dorsalis isolate Fly_Bdor unplaced genomic scaffold, ASM2337382v1 BdCtg251, whole genome shotgun sequence DNA segment gctgCTGTTGCGCACTGTTACTACCGCTATtactattttgttgttgttgctgtgcagCTGATTGCTGCGCTTGCGGTAGTTGGTGATGTTGATGATGGTGTGTGGGTAGATTGCTAAGTTGTTGAtgatactgctgctgctgctgatgctgttgttgttgtggcgatGGTCCATTATCATGCAAGTGCGATTGTTGCTGCGGATTACCGCCACGTTgctgcggctgctgctgctgttgttggtggtggtgttgttgctgttgaccACCTGATGTGGGTGGTGGACCACCAACCTGCACTGATGAGCGTATGGCCGCTTCCATTTCATGCCGAACTTCTGCTCCCGCTACTTCTGCTGCTGCCGGTTTCGGTGCTGCTGCTTGTGCTGCCGCAAGCAAAAGCACACCTCATTACGGCGATAGCGGGAAATGTAAG contains these protein-coding regions:
- the LOC125775298 gene encoding G-box-binding factor-like yields the protein MEAAIRSSVQVGGPPPTSGGQQQQHHHQQQQQQPQQRGGNPQQQSHLHDNGPSPQQQQHQQQQQYHQQLSNLPTHHHQHHQLPQAQQSAAQQQQQNSNSGSNSAQQQHQQQQQQANMSAYQQRMASGPSQIHR